A region from the Brassica napus cultivar Da-Ae chromosome C8, Da-Ae, whole genome shotgun sequence genome encodes:
- the LOC106411809 gene encoding CBL-interacting serine/threonine-protein kinase 17-like isoform X1 produces MVTEGMRVGKYELGRTLGEGNSAKVKIATDIVSGQSFAVKIIDKSRTSRLNVPFQIKREIRTLKVLKHPNIVRLHEVLASKTKIYMVLECVAGGDLFDRIVRFMYTVSKGKLSETEGRKMFQQLIDGISYCHNKGIFHRDLKLENVLLDENGHIKITDFGVSAVPQHFREDGLLHTTCGSPNYVAPEVLANKGYDGAASDIWSCGVILYAILTGCLPFDDTNLAVLCRKIVKGDPPIPRWLSPGAKTMIKRMLDPNPVTRMTVASIMGNDWFRHDYSPSSCDAEDESSSVEEDVSEEEKSHDSSTVINAFQLIGMSPFLDLSGLFETETVSERQIRFMSNRLATDVMEKIKTILMEMGFYVQKKHTMLKAIREESTRKGPGGLSLTAEVFEIIPSLNVIELRKSHGDSSPYKQLCERLLNELDASSQI; encoded by the exons ATGGTGACGGAGGGAATGCGTGTTGGGAAATACGAGCTTGGGAGAACGCTGGGTGAAGGGAACTCTGCAAAGGTCAAAATTGCTACGGATATTGTTTCTGGCCAATCGTTTGCCGTCAAAATCATCGACAAGTCGCGTACCAGTCGCCTCAACGTACCTTTTCAG ATTAAGAGAGAGATACGCACACTCAAAGTCTTGAAGCATCCAAACATTGTCAGATTACATGAG GTCTTGGCTAGCAAAACCAAGATCTACATGGTCCTTGAATGTGTCGCTGGAGGAGACTTATTTGACAGAATTGTAAGATTCATGTATACA GTCTCCAAAGGAAAACTTTCAGAAACAGAAGGAAGAAAAATGTTTCAGCAGTTGATTGATGGAATAAGCTATTGTCATAACAAGGGCATTTTCCACAGGGATCTCAAG CTAGAGAATGTTCTTCTTGATGAAAATGGGCACATTAAGATCACTGATTTTGGCGTTAGTGCTGTGCCTCAGCATTTTAGG GAAGATGGATTGCTACATACAACCTGTGGTAGTCCTAACTACGTCGCGCCTGAGGTTCTAGCCAACAAGGGCTATGATGGTGCTGCATCAGATATATGGTCATGTGGAGTAATCTTGTATGCTATTCTTACTGGTTGTCTCCCTTTTGATGATACAAACCTCGCCGTTCTCTGCCGGAAG ATAGTCAAAGGTGACCCTCCAATACCTAGATGGTTATCACCTGGTGCTAAAACCATGATCAAAAGAATGCTCGATCCAAATCCAGTCACAAGGATGACAGTCGCAAGTATTATGGGAAACGACTGGTTCAGACACGACTACTCTCCTTCCAGTTGTGATGCTGAAGATGAATCATCCTCAGTCGAAGAAGAT GtatcagaagaagagaagagccaTGATTCATCAACCGTCATCAACGCCTTTCAGCTGATCGGAATGTCACCGTTTCTAGACCTCTCCGGTTTGTTTGAGACAGAG ACAGTATCAGAGAGGCAGATAAGATTCATGTCAAATAGGTTAGCCACTGATGTTAtggagaaaataaaaacaattctcATGGAGATGGGTTTCTACGTACAGAAGAAACACACAATG TTAAAAGCAATCCGAGAAGAGAGTACTCGAAAAGGGCCAGGCGGGTTATCATTAACGGCTGAGGTATTCGAGATAATCCCATCGCTGAATGTGATTGAACTAAGAAAATCACATGGCGATTCATCTCCATATAAACAG TTGTGCGAGAGATTACTAAACGAATTGGACGCATCATCCCAAATATAA
- the LOC106411809 gene encoding CBL-interacting serine/threonine-protein kinase 17-like isoform X2 yields MVTEGMRVGKYELGRTLGEGNSAKVKIATDIVSGQSFAVKIIDKSRTSRLNVPFQIKREIRTLKVLKHPNIVRLHEVLASKTKIYMVLECVAGGDLFDRIVSKGKLSETEGRKMFQQLIDGISYCHNKGIFHRDLKLENVLLDENGHIKITDFGVSAVPQHFREDGLLHTTCGSPNYVAPEVLANKGYDGAASDIWSCGVILYAILTGCLPFDDTNLAVLCRKIVKGDPPIPRWLSPGAKTMIKRMLDPNPVTRMTVASIMGNDWFRHDYSPSSCDAEDESSSVEEDVSEEEKSHDSSTVINAFQLIGMSPFLDLSGLFETETVSERQIRFMSNRLATDVMEKIKTILMEMGFYVQKKHTMLKAIREESTRKGPGGLSLTAEVFEIIPSLNVIELRKSHGDSSPYKQLCERLLNELDASSQI; encoded by the exons ATGGTGACGGAGGGAATGCGTGTTGGGAAATACGAGCTTGGGAGAACGCTGGGTGAAGGGAACTCTGCAAAGGTCAAAATTGCTACGGATATTGTTTCTGGCCAATCGTTTGCCGTCAAAATCATCGACAAGTCGCGTACCAGTCGCCTCAACGTACCTTTTCAG ATTAAGAGAGAGATACGCACACTCAAAGTCTTGAAGCATCCAAACATTGTCAGATTACATGAG GTCTTGGCTAGCAAAACCAAGATCTACATGGTCCTTGAATGTGTCGCTGGAGGAGACTTATTTGACAGAATT GTCTCCAAAGGAAAACTTTCAGAAACAGAAGGAAGAAAAATGTTTCAGCAGTTGATTGATGGAATAAGCTATTGTCATAACAAGGGCATTTTCCACAGGGATCTCAAG CTAGAGAATGTTCTTCTTGATGAAAATGGGCACATTAAGATCACTGATTTTGGCGTTAGTGCTGTGCCTCAGCATTTTAGG GAAGATGGATTGCTACATACAACCTGTGGTAGTCCTAACTACGTCGCGCCTGAGGTTCTAGCCAACAAGGGCTATGATGGTGCTGCATCAGATATATGGTCATGTGGAGTAATCTTGTATGCTATTCTTACTGGTTGTCTCCCTTTTGATGATACAAACCTCGCCGTTCTCTGCCGGAAG ATAGTCAAAGGTGACCCTCCAATACCTAGATGGTTATCACCTGGTGCTAAAACCATGATCAAAAGAATGCTCGATCCAAATCCAGTCACAAGGATGACAGTCGCAAGTATTATGGGAAACGACTGGTTCAGACACGACTACTCTCCTTCCAGTTGTGATGCTGAAGATGAATCATCCTCAGTCGAAGAAGAT GtatcagaagaagagaagagccaTGATTCATCAACCGTCATCAACGCCTTTCAGCTGATCGGAATGTCACCGTTTCTAGACCTCTCCGGTTTGTTTGAGACAGAG ACAGTATCAGAGAGGCAGATAAGATTCATGTCAAATAGGTTAGCCACTGATGTTAtggagaaaataaaaacaattctcATGGAGATGGGTTTCTACGTACAGAAGAAACACACAATG TTAAAAGCAATCCGAGAAGAGAGTACTCGAAAAGGGCCAGGCGGGTTATCATTAACGGCTGAGGTATTCGAGATAATCCCATCGCTGAATGTGATTGAACTAAGAAAATCACATGGCGATTCATCTCCATATAAACAG TTGTGCGAGAGATTACTAAACGAATTGGACGCATCATCCCAAATATAA